GAGCCGATCATTGCCAACCGGGTGATGCTTCGGCTTGATCTGCTGGTTGAGCGTGGGGTTCTTGATGGTGCAGTGATCATCGGCAATGACGACCCCATGCCAGAGGTTTACATGCCGGACTGGTGTGTTGATTTGCGCAAAAAGCTCGAGCTGCCCGAGATCGCCCGGCTATGTGCAGGAGCAGCGATCTTTGTCGGGAAAGACTCCGGGATCCCTCATCTGGCCGCTGCATCCGGATGCCAAAACATGATCGTCTGGGGATATCGGGAACGCAACTGGATTGTAAAAGCTCCTCCGGAAAGGTTCACTGCATTGTTCAGTGTCGAGAGCAAACCGGAAATGATCGCTGCTGAAATCAACAAGCGCCTGAATGCTTAGGAGACAAAGATGAGCATATTGAAAAAGCTGGTTCGCAAAAGATATCTGTCACGTTTGCAGGCATGGGCACGCAAATCAGGAGCAGACCTGTCGATCAGCTCCAGCGCCAACCCTGAGACCACAAAACGGGCGGTGATCATCTCTGCCCGCAATGTCCATTTTACGCACCCGGTTGTAGGGCATACCTTCATGTGTGCCCAGGGGGATAATTCGGAAGAAGCAGCCCGCAGGTTTCTGGAAAAGCTGGAGCAATATGAGTACAGCATCGACCGGGGGCAAGATGTCAATCTCTGATGACCGCCTGATGATTTGTACCGGCTGGTGTGCTCACCTCGAGGGGCACAACAACAAGGCCCGGTCCGCATTACAGAATGAGAGCCTTTATCTGGGGTCGGTTTGGTTACCTGCTATCCTGCACCAGGTGGAGCCCAAGGCTGTTATGGTCTACAACAGCCTGTGCGACATTCCGGCAGCGGCTGGGCTTCTCCGCTCGGATATAGTAAACATGGTCTACGCCCCCCGGCCGGCACGCGAACTGCCATACCGGCACGATTGGGCG
This sequence is a window from bacterium. Protein-coding genes within it:
- a CDS encoding glycosyltransferase family 9 protein; protein product: EPIIANRVMLRLDLLVERGVLDGAVIIGNDDPMPEVYMPDWCVDLRKKLELPEIARLCAGAAIFVGKDSGIPHLAAASGCQNMIVWGYRERNWIVKAPPERFTALFSVESKPEMIAAEINKRLNA